In Ictalurus punctatus breed USDA103 unplaced genomic scaffold, Coco_2.0 Super-Scaffold_100056, whole genome shotgun sequence, the genomic window aaaaaataagctcgtagcagcgctgatgaaatacatgtacatgtcaaaaactgctagaaaaaaactcagaacatttgcttagcctaatacaatttttttccatctgcacataattattattgtagcagcttcttttgcaataaaaaggcttaaagtcgagggtccctgtaagtatctatggagagagaggagcagtgcaccattgacatcatgtacagagttagcatgaaggtgtgactGAGAGTTTTTAGAAATCATTTCCTAATCTTATGCTAATATgaatactacaataataataataataagtggaagaagaagaagaagaagaagaagaagaagaagaagaagaagaagaagaaggagaagaagaagaataaagaataaagggtgataaaataaatggattctgtgtaaaactttgaactggatgagtccaagatgagcacaggaagtggtagactgtatcctacctatagcacgttcccaacactcttcacttatctgtactcctaactccgtttcccaaCACATTCTTAATTTTGGTGCTCGCctcactacctaacgccagaataaaatcataaatcttagatatcattcctctctgatgtggattgtttgaaaagaagctttcccaagcctgaaataagaaaagaaacttcggtaatctattcattttaataacattgaTCCTGCCACTTAGAGAAACGGGGCGGTTACCCCAACTCTGAATGTTGGATTTAACCTTTAagataaggggagtgaaattagctgatacaagattagataaagaacTTTTAGGGAATCAAACAGTTCAGTGAACTGACTCAGTGAATCAGTAAATCAGACGCGTCAAGAAGTTTCACACGTTACTAATCTTTCCATCCAAGGACGACTACTTATTTTTCTGAAGAAAGGTTTAGAGCGTTGAAATATTTACCGTTATTGCTGATGGAAATGCAGACTATCGATAAAATTTCCCACGTCGACACAATcttttttaatttccttttttttttcgtttcacTTAAGCGCATAAACTCTATGTCGATAATTCAAACATTGTGGGAAAATGTAATTCACGCAAAGAAATCAGGGAACCGCTGGTGGGCATGACAACATCTCAAACACGTGGGCCGTGACTTTCTGTAAAGTGTCTGCACGGTCTCTCGCAGACCCGTGGGTGTCACCGTGTAGGGGCGGTTACTTGGTGTCCTATCAGACAAGCACCTGCTCCATTCCGTCTAGCGCTGGGCGATTATATCAATATAATATCTgcatcgtgataaatgattacgcaatacacttttctgagagaTCTTGGTACAGCgatgtatttttttaagtttttgaTCATTACAAATTAAACGGTACTGAAtagatgctgtttatttgatgtgataaaaaaaacacttactcTTCTCTGTCTACattaaagaaaacttttttttatttttattttactgctgttttttgcagacagtttgttggCTAAATTGTATATTGAGGTACGCATCATGTATCATagaagtatcgtgatatgatatgtttttgtcatatcgcgCAGACCTTCTGATTTTTCATAAAATTGCAATTATTTGTGGAATTAAAATAACAGCTGGCTGCcaagtttcatttcattgtcCCATAACACAAAGATTTGAGGGACACAAAAGGTAAGCGATTTGCGATGCGCTCAAAATCTCATTTGGAAATGGCTAAAGGGCTGAACTTGAATCATTTGAATGAATCACTAAATCAGTCAGTTCAGAGgattgaatcagtgaatcatttctTGGACAGTTGTGtttctttatataaaaacagaactctagaaaaatgttaaactttATCTTTAGCTCAATGACTTGGTGAAATGTGAAAGTCAGTTTGTGTGAAACGTGCATATTGCACATTTGTCTCTGGTCAatcttgaaaataaatgtgtctttttaaaaaaaaatattttatcttCTTCAATAACAGCGATGAAGAATCCATTAAGGTGTACGTCCGTGTGCGACCTTTGACCCAAGGCCGGCTGAGGACAGACGGAGAACAGGATTTATGTTTGACGGTGACCCCGGATCATACGCTGCGTCTGAACTCCAAACCCAAGCCGCGAAACTTCACCTACGATCACGTGGCGGACATGGACGTGACTCAGGTGAGAGGAGCGAAAGCGAAGAGTGAATCAAACAAAACACCTACAACAAATAGTTTAAAAGAGTCAACTCACTGAAGTGAATCATAACGGCGAGTTCAGTAAGTTTGATTCACCAAAAGAGATTCAACGTTTATGGTCTTAAAgcttttattagtattattgtgGTTTATTTAAACCTTCAGCTTtatcatgtttttgtgtttttagggCTTTTTTTAAGAGTAAACTGttttaactgctgtgtgtgtgtttatctgtccTGCAGGAATACATGTTCTCCTTAGTCGCTAAAATATCGTGGAGTCGTGCACGCATGGTTAAAATGGCACGATATTCGCATAGTGAGTCTCCAGACTGTACAGAACAACATGCAGTTTCTTTACTCACAATAATCAGTCAGCTTCAAAACTATATATATCAAACTAAATCTGGTGTTAGAGTGATTGATCTTTTTCCTCCTTATTTTCCCAATGATGCAGTGGACAGACGGGTTCAGGGAAGACCTTTACCATGCTGGGTgagttttatacacacacacacacacactgaggatcCGTCAGCATGTTAGTGTACAGTGCTAATgaaaccctgtgtgtgtgtgtatgttttaggGCCGAACGAGCTGACGGATTTCTCTGATCAGCTGCGTGATGTTATTCCTCATAGCATTGAGCATTTGTAATCCCTCATGAGCAGAGTGGGGGCGGAGGTGAGCTGTTACATTCAACCTCACATCAAACACGCTACCTGCACCACCCTCCTGTCTGTAGACACGGCAGCAGACCTGCCCACttgtcaataagcccacccactcgtccacagaccgcccgctcgtcaataagcccacccactcgtccacagaccacCCGCTCATCAATAAGCCCACCAACTCGTCCACAGACcacccgctcgtcaataagcccacccactcatCCACAGACTgcccgctcgtcaataagcccacccactcgtccacagacccacCTGCTCTTCAATAAGCCCGCCCACTTGTACATAGACTCACCCCAGTCATCACTGAGGTCACCTCTGTGTTTTAAATTGTGCACCGCTTAGATtaaaagtgcattatgggtaatcttCATTTTCTATGGTACATCATTTGACACTAATCTGTAGCAGTGCATTTTGGGATTTTATCAGCCGGATGTTCTGGTCACATTACACAATATtgtaagtttgtgtgtgtgtgcgtgtgtgtgtgcgtgtgtgcgcgcacgtgcaGTCTGCAGTAGGAAAGAGCttctgtgtaaatgctccttCATCAAGATCTACGAAGAGAAGCTCTTTGACCTCCTGGGCAGCGCCTCAGTGAGTCTGGTCCTCAGAGAGGACATTGAGAAAGGAGTCTTTGTGGAAGGAGTGGTGGAGAAATACGTGGCTTCAGCCACAGATGCCTaccaggtatacacacacacacacacacacacacagaccactaGTTATAGACAGTATGTTTTTAGTTGATTGATTTTGCTTCAGTCTGACTGTCTGTGAATCGGTTTTGAACATATTTTGAACTAATtggattcactgattcattacACAGAAACTGGATCAGTTGTTCAGAACAAAGAATCAGCACAGTTAAACAGCACAGCAAACAGTTCAGAACTGAGCAAGTAAATCTCTATCAAATTACTGACTCAAGTTAAGTTTTAGAGCAGAGTATTCCTACCCTGAACCTGTGAATCACACTCCTTCAGAACGCTTAAACTATACAATAAATTAGTAAATTAATCAAACTTAAAACCGATCTAATAAATTGGTGAGGTATGTTAGTTGTCCGGAACAGAAAAGTGATAAATTGGTGAACTGGGCAAGCTCAGAACTGATTCATTTAACTGGTTACACAAACAGAACAGAGAATTAATACAGTGAATCAGTAAATTAAACAGTTCAGAATCGATTCAGTGAATCAATTAATCAAGCAGTTTGGAACTAATACAGCAAATTAGTACTTCAAACTTGTTCAGAATTAATACAGTGAATCAGTAAATTCACCAGCTCAATTGATTCAGTGACAATTCATAACTGAGGAAGATGACGCTCTGCGTGCTGGgagagaggcggctctggacgctctgcatgctgagagagaggcggctctggacgctctgtgcgctgagagagaggcggctctggacgctctgcgcgctgagagagaggcggctctgCGTGCTGAGATCAATAGGCTCAGAGTGGAAATTGTGGTAAGTGCATGCTCGGAGTCAACCCTTGtttatcagtgtttatttacagtcacagtgttTAACCTCACGTTTCCTACCTCGCTAGGCCCCACTGGAGGTCATGGCACTCATTACTCGGATAACAGATGCGTTAAAGTAACGTCTGAACTTATTCACtcttattctctgtctctctctctacacgtTCATTACGCACCGGTTTGACTGACTGCATTTAACGTTCAGACTAGGAGGACAAGCTCGCGCAGGCCTAGATGAGACGACTGATCCTTGAGCAGAAGGTACTACACTGAAATACACCAGCCCCCCCCGGTCAGAGTAACTCTTCTGCACTGTAGCTTTGTAGATAGAAGTTGTTTTAGTTTGAGATAATTGGCGTCGTAACCCTCAAGTACGAGTTTAAAGCAGAAGAAGCGTTACAGGAACTTGTCATTAATGTCTCACTGTGACCCGAAAGCTGCTTGTTGGATGTTAATGTAAGATTAGAAAGTTCAGCTGATTTAtctcctctcaggtgtgtgtaaaacagaacCTGGCTGTGTTCCTTGCAGTGTGTGAATCCTATTTCGTCTGTGTTTTCAGACGAAGGCGGTGGAAGACCGACACcggaaataaacaaaatacagctgaagattggaaaaacctCACCTTCCAGTCTCCAGCTGTGTCAGGTTCCTGTTCCTGCCTGACAAGAGCGGAGCCTGATGTGACGATCTGCTGATggagcccatccacctcaagatttGAGGATAGTTTAATTTAACAATCATGGTGaaatgtaaacagcaaccttgATGTTAGTTgtttgttgccatggttacattCTAACATCATAAAATATGGTGCTTTCGAATGGTTTCCAacgttcattgtgtttataagaGGTTTCTACAAGAAAGTTTGGTTAGCAGAAGTTTGGTTAGCAGTTGATGctgtgtgtaattaaagtgtAATTTTAGCAATACATTGTCTTTTCttagtaatttatttacaaatctgAGTGAAATGTCTATTTCCTGTAGCACTGTTGTGTTTCCACCATCATTCCGTCTTTACATCCTTACTAACGTCTTAATAGCTATGGCCCAGCTAGCTAAAGTGTCCGCCTTACCAACTGTAACATGTTTCTCAGTTGCCTAGTAACAGTGTTTTTATGACTTCACGATGAGCATATGATTTTGGCATATACTACTTTTAGTATTGGACCTTAGCCAATCAGAAAtgaatattttctctctctgtctctctctctttcacacacgtGTTGACGGTTACACCATTTCTTACCTGTTTAGTTGCTAGGTAACCGGCCAACTTTCATCTGATTAAGCTCtctgtgtttcatttctttatagCTCAGTCACCTGGAAAAATGTGTGCGCATGCatggttgtgtgtatgtgtgtgtgtatttgtgtgtgtatgtgtgtgtgtgtgtacacacaatGTAGCGAGTTATCAGGTTCTCATGTAATTGTTTTGGCAACACTGACCCGTGCTGTTGCTCATGTGTGAAAGGAATGAAGTGTTAATGAAAAATTGGCAGTGCGAAGTCTGATAACCAGCATGGTCTGCTCCAcgcactctgtgtgtgtctgtgtgtgtctgtgtgtgtgtgtctgtgtgtctgtgtgtgtctgtgtgtgagtgccaAGAGAGttacattgttattattatgttattataagGCATTGTGTCTATCACAGTCTTTGGCTTGCTGctcaaatgaaatatatatgttCGATTGTTCTCTCTGTAACATGGCCGTTCTTCTGAACTAAACAGCGTCAAGCTTGTTAGAAGAAGGATATACAGGGTTCCCACGTGTCTCCATAAAACCTGGAAATCCAGAACACTCTGTACTCTGTATGTTTCTGATCGTATAACAGTACCTGTGAAAGTGGGAGGAGTTCGCTGGAGGCAGACCTCACACGTTTAAACTATTGAGCACGAGACACTAAtcttagtaaaataaataaagctgtctctctctccttttgtctctctcttttctcactatttctctctcacactctctctcaccatctctctcgctttctgtttctctttctcactttttcTGTTCCACTCTtgccatttctctctctctctctctctctctctctctctctctctctctctctctgtcattgcATGAATTCAGCCGCGAATAATGCAATGAGTTTTAACAAGGTCATAAAACCTccaattaacacacacacacacacacacacacatatgttccCTGTCTCCCTCACTTTCTGTCTATCTTTGTCACACTTTgtcatgtgcgcacacacacccacatataaacacacacacacacaggcttctCAGAAGAACACAGCTGTCGTAATGGAGGAGGATAACAGAGTGATGTCTGGGAGTGAAGgatgagaggaagagagaaatgaaaggaCTCCAGATGCAAGAGTAGCGTCCACTGTGACTCTGCCTTCCCAGCTGTGTGCAGCTCTGCACCTCTTACAGTCCAAAATGAACACTACTCAAGCTCAGTGAAGGAAGAATGGctctgtgtttaacagaaacagtGAAGGGGCGTGGTTTCTGTGACCAgtgtaggaggcgtggcttctgtgtttaacagaatcagtgaaggaggcgtggcttctatTTAACAGtaatagtgaaggaggcgtgggtTCTGTCACTGTCAGTtacaatgaaggaggcgtggcttctgtgtgtaacagtaccagtgaaggaggtgtcgCTTGCCCGTCAGCTCCAGTTAAGGCATGTCCTCtggcttcctgtgtgtgtgtgtgtgtgtgtgagagagtgtgtgtgagagagagagagagagagagagagagagagagagagagagagagtgtgagagagagagtgtgagagagagagagagagtgtgtgtgtgtgtgtgagagagagagagagagagagagagagagagagagagagagagagagagagatacctcCAAACCGGTGCATAAGTAAGACTTTCAACTCTGTGTTATTCTGTaggtatctgtgtgtgtgtgtgtgtgtgtgtgtacacttgcTAGgtctttttatctctctcctctcaccaTATTTACATGTGACATTTCAGATCAGCATGAATCGTCTCTGCTTTCtatcttgcgctctctctctctctctctctctctctctctctatcagacactctctctctctatctctcacacactctctctctctatctctcagacacactctctctatctctcacactgtctctctctctcgtgtgcgcatggactgagtgagtgggcggagtcggagcggaagtgagtgagtgtgcgcggagcgtggccgaggccgctgctccaaagttcgcttgttcatttttctatctattttttcttaagaaatacgatttcctttaggtctttggtttctgagagagtttaaattactattgtttgttgtgcgtgtgtgtgtgtttgtttgtgtgtgtgtttgtttgtgtgtgtgtgtttgtttgtgtttgtgtgtgtttgtttgtgtgtgtgtgtgtttgtgtgtgtgtgtgtgtgctggtttgtatgtgtgtgtgtgtgtgtgtgtgtgtgtgtgtgtgtgtgtgtgtgtgtgtttgtgtgtgtgtgtttctcgctGGCCTGGGTGGCTGCTTCCGTGGTTGGGAACATGGCTGCCTCAGGTATGGGGAAATATGATTCTctcacgcggcggcatgctattaaagtagccactaccgctagcgttgaggaggttagtctggccgtgggggagagtgttggatacgacaacattctgtctgcggcccggatgaatagtgccgtcgtgctgtttctgaaaacggtggagttggcaaacgaaatggtggacagtggagttgtgattgacgatgtgttccacttagtgcttcctttatcAACCCCGTCtaaaaaagtcatcctgtctaatgttcctccttttattaaggatgaggttctgtcccaaactttatcccgctatggtaaactggtctctcagatcaagaagatagcgactacaagtaaatcccctcgtgtaaaacatgtcgtgtctttcagacggtttgtgtacatggttctgaaggataataatgatctggatctgacactcaatgtaaaggtggaagattttaattatgttatttatgCTACttctactacaatgaagtgttttgggtgtggtttatctggtcatctgcTGTGGGCCTGTCCGGAAAAATGGGTAAATCccgaaaataatgataatgctaacgcggccgctggtaacgagattactgctggagagggtgttgggttggatggggcccacacaccgggagagggagcagcagcaccttctcaggtggagacacctgaagctggcccctctcaccagggtgtcggtgctaaaccaggtgaagaagagaaggctgagagTGAGCCGGATTTATGTGATAaggatacacaggacagtacggtgtcactagatagtgtggatcTGTCCCTTGTTGATGAAGTTGCAGATGAAAGCTCTCATATGGATACagaagagaatgtgttcaaggtgccccagagaaagagacggagaaaccgtcctcatgcacaggctaagaggaaagatgttgCACAGGAGCTGAATTCTGTGGAGGTAAAGAGTGAGAGCGAAGGGTCCGACTGTAGtattacatgtagtgtaaatttGTGATTAACAACTTGGTGTCCTCTATGCTGTGGCACCGTTTAGCATGTGTGGACCCTCCAGCACAACTGTTGGCTAAAATACAAGCAGTATTGGTGGACTTTTTCTGCGACCGTTTGCAGTGGGTCCTGCAGAGTGTACTTTTTCCACCCAAGGAGGAAGGAGGGCAGGGACTCCTTCATCTCGCCAGCAGGGGTGCTGCCTTCCGACTCCAGTTTATTCAGAGGCTCCTTGTTGGGCCCAGAGACCTTGTCTGGAGACCCTTGGCCAGAACCATATTGACCCGAGGCCAGAATTTGGGTCTTGCTGAGTCTTTGTGACTGATGGACTTGAGTTCTCACAAACTTCATAATCTCCCAAAGTTCTACCAAGGACTGTTTACTGTGTGGGGGATGCTCCACAAACAGAGAAGACCAGGCTGTGAGACCCTATCGTGGCTGCTGAAGGAACCAGTGGTGCATGGGACTCGTTTCAATGTGGAGCACGTAGCAGGACCCTTTGTGATGCAGTTGTTCTGTTCAGCTGGGATTGTCACGCTAGGACATGTGGTCGAGCGATGTGGACCTGGTTTGATCAATGCTGCAGGCTTAGCCTCTCAAGTGAGAGTTACTTCCACCAGGGTCTTAAGCCAACTGCTCAACACATGGAAGCGCAAACTCACCAATATGGAACTGTCTCTGCTGAACAACTACTGTAACGGACACCGTCACCCAAATGCTGATGAACCCTTCCCTGAAGTGACCCTCTTTCCTGATTTTAAAGATTGTACAGGACAGCTGTTAGAGTCCAGAGGGACTCTCACAAACAGGTTGGAAGTCATGGGGGGAAAACTTATGTATTCTTTATTTGTAAAAGTGTTAAACAAAAGTAAACTAAGTGGTCGGGCTGATACTCCCTGGAGAGCTCATCTAGGTCTTGACAGTGAGGTCAGACCTGCGTGGAGAGCGCTATATAAACCACCGTTGACAAAAAGTGTTGGAGATTTACAGTGGAGAATTTTACATGGTATTGTGGCAGTAAAcgcttttatttctgttattaaCCCCAGTGTAAGAGATAACTGTCCTTTTTGTTTACAGAGGGAAACAGTCTATTGCTGCTTTTCAGAGTGCAAGAGACTATACACCTTGTTTCAGCTGTTACAACAAATGTTCATGATATTTGGAGAAAAGTTTTCCAAGCAGTcgtttatttttggttttagaTACAgtcagaaggagagaaggaaatgTCAACTGTTTAACTTTGTACTAGGTCAAGCAAAAATGGCAATTTATCTTAGTAGAAGAAACAAAGTTGAAGAGTCATTAGATTGTGATGCAAACACGGTGTTTGTTAGAATGGTAAAGGCCAGAGTAAATATCCACTTTGCATTCTACAGAACTACAAATAACGTAGAGGAGTTCATAAATATATGCTGTCTCAAAGATGTTTTATGTTCAGTAGTGGAGACTGTGTTGGGTAAAATcatgtttatgtgtttatatgtatgtatgtgtgtgtatgtacatgtgtataaatatatgtatatatatatatatatatatatatatatatatatatatatatatatatatatatatattagagcaTCAAGCTGTAAATAACCCtgttttctcacactctctctctatctctccgacacacactcactcactctctctctctctctctctctctctgcatgcgCGGTAGTGGAGCGAGTGTGGCgtgttgagtgtgtgagagcggtTGGCGTTTCGCCAGCTTTTTTCGGCATTTGATGCAATTTTTTTCCGTGTAAACATCTCGGAtcaattatttgtgtgtgtgtttgtgtgtgaacgagtgtgaaagcgagtaagtgtgtgcgtgtgtgtgtgtcgcggTGGAGGAGCATGGCGGCTCCAAACACGCGGCTGTGTGAGAGTTTGACTCGCCGGCACGGTGTGAGGGTGGCGTGCAGGGCGAgtgtggaggagtgtgtgttagcgaTAGGAGAAGTGGTGGGACATGAGAACATTGTCTCTGCCTCCCGCATGAACAGTGCAATTGTAGTCTTTGTGAATGACGTTCATAGGGCAAACAAGCTAGTCCAGAAAGGAATTGTACTTAATAATGAGCTTACGATGGTCTCTTCCCTAAGTTC contains:
- the LOC128628730 gene encoding kinesin-like protein KIF15, which translates into the protein MEVVFEVNAGCGVIISKDQHSNIKDVPGHKLANVLERQSEVFKEELGPLLERELQRLVEDKIIEPMQFSDDEESIKVYVRVRPLTQGRLRTDGEQDLCLTVTPDHTLRLNSKPKPRNFTYDHVADMDVTQEYMFSLVAKISWSRARMVKMARYSHMDRRVQGRPLPCWGRTS